In Scatophagus argus isolate fScaArg1 chromosome 3, fScaArg1.pri, whole genome shotgun sequence, the genomic stretch acacatttttaatgtgtatatttattattGGAGAAGACACATTTCAGCTGCAAATAGCGTTCTTTTCAATCCACTACATTTACAGTTATAGTACAATTGCAGCTTGAGGATTTACATACAAAAGATGCGATCATCTTAAAACCTGTGTTGCATCTTTTTCATGGATTAAACTGTATTATGGATTAACAGTACATATAACTGTCAGAATAATGTCCATCTTGACCAGACACAGCAtcaataatactaataatgtattaataacataacaaaacagtgaaaggtGAGGGTCTACATTGAGTACTTCTTTGCTGATAGTACTTAAGTACTTTTCTATATGGAAAATTTTGCATGCAGAACCTTTACTTAAAATGGCATATTTGTACTTTGTTGTGTTGCTACTCAAGAATAAGGTCTGAATACTTCCTGCACAAGTGTTGATCTGTCCCACAGCAGCCCCTGTTGTTAGGCAACAACCAACCACAGCAGATTACCCAGTGCAAAGGTATCAGTTTTTCTAAATATATGACAGATGTTGCAGGGGATCGATCGTCTTACAGGGTAGCCttagcaacaaaataaatatcatcAGGAGGTTGTTCCTGAGCACAGTGGTGGGACGTTCCTTCTTACATTCACTGCTAGCAAGGGGACTAAACAGAGTGTGATACCATAACAAGGCAAAGTGGCAGCATTCCCCAAGGGTGAATCACTTTCCATTCTGTCACCTTTGTTGCCTGCTGCTTCAGCGTGTAAACAGCCCATATGTGCATATACaagatacagacagagagactaTCTTAACTTCAGAGACGGAGAGATGTTTACACTCATTAGGGCGTATTGCTACAAGCTACCTGTTATCAGCATTAACAGCGAGGAGGAGGTACAGTTGGCAGCTGTCTGAAGGATATCACCAGTTTCACTGAGAGGAAGTGCTTCAGCATATATTAAAGTCTGTGCTTAAGCGATGGAAAACATCACCAGCCAAGATCAGTTCTGTCGACACTTTGTATATACGGTAGAAGTTGTCTTGGCTCATAATATTTTCCATTGCTAACTCTTTTACTTTGAAGCAGTGTTTCCCTCGCTTCAAGCTGTCTGTTCACCTTGTCTTTACCTTCCTTTTGTccaacagaaggaaaacaacagcttGCAATCCTCCCCATGTGGATTAATTAAATTGCTGCTGTGGTTGCTGTCTGTGTCACTGATTAGACCCTTAGCATGGACCTCAGAGACTGTTCCAGCGTATGGTTACAGTGTACAGTGCCGTAGTGAGGGCGGGGAGCAGGGGAGCAGACCGATGAGGTGACGACATCCAGGCTTGCAGAGAGCTGGATTGGTGGGAGATGTAGTCTAATTTTGCAGTTATCATACcctttaaaattagattttgcCTTTTTACTGGACAGATGgcatttgttttactgctttacCCTGCAGGGCCGTGCATGCACAAAGTCTGAGTAATTAGAAATAACACTAATGCATCATAAGAGTAACCCAGAGGCATTGTATCTCAATAGACTCTGCAGTGCCATCAGCCTTAATTCAAATTTCAAACTTGTATAGCTGAGCAGGATTTCCAGCCATTTGCAGCTTTCCTGCAGCAAGGCAGAATCCTGCCTCTTGTTGTACTCAGCATAGTGACAGCAACGGACCGAGAGACACAGAggatttttaattttagcaGTTTCTGTCTCAACAAGCACTGATCCATCTCCAATATTTTCCTGCAGAATTAGACACTGCACCAGGACACCATTTATACACCAATTCTAATCTGACACAGTAAATGCACTCATTTATTTCTCATGATATACCAAGTGGAGGCAAAGTGACAAAGAAGTACTATCAAGCCAAACAAGACAAAGCACAAGCAGTTTGTGTCAAAgattctctttgtgtttcagacttCTTTCATCTGGACTCAAAGCTTCAAAATGCACAAGTGGCTGGACTGAAGGAGTAGACTGATAACTGAACTGTAGGAGGCCATTCAGAGCTTTTAGGCTACTCAAAGAGATagtcaaacacaacaacagtccTTTATATAAATTCTTCTTTGACACAAAGATGAAACCAGTTGGGTCATGCTGCCATCCTCAGGTGAAGCTGTGAACTGCAGTCACGGGGCAAAGCAGTACCTCACTGTGATcacatgttttgtcttctttatcTATTTAGGCTATAAATTATTGTATCATGAGCATTACACGACTGGCAGATTGTCCATTGTCCACTCACAATTCAAACTAATCTGTccaccttttctctcctcagctgTGTACATCCTTCTTGGTGCAGGAGGGCTGATGATGATCGTTGGGTTCTTTGGTTGCTTCGGGGCTGTTCGTGAGTCTCAGTGTCTTCTTGCATCGGTGGGTAGAAGTGCTCCAAAGTGCTACCTCCTGCGGTGTTATTCATGTGctgtaatgttgtgttttgatgttcTTTTACTGCTTTTTTAAATACGAACTGGTtcaatttcacacttttcaacactttattttaaaaggtaTGTAATTTCTAAAAGGCATCCTAGTAATTTTCCATGAAGTTTCCTGGAAAGATCAAATGCAATTTGGTACTCAGTACTGGGGAAATAGAGTTTTACTGGTATGCTTCCAGTTAATTTATTCCACTTAGCTGCGAGGGTATGCAGAGTCTTATAGACAGTGCACAGCAGGCAAAAGCATTGTGATATTTGTCAGtggaaaaacataaatatgaacaaatatgGAGGAAGCTTCAAATAATGGATAAaaatttattttggtttaaaattattttttttctttccatcacaTTAAAACATTCCCTACTGTATAATTGAATTAGTACCAAATTACATACTTCTTCCCCGGAAATGCCTTAGGAAATTATTAAGAAATGATCTCAAAGATTGTTtggtcagctgctgtttccagagtcaagaatgaactttaaTCAATCATAGAATTGGGAAATTAGCGGGAAATGACTGAcccatgaaatgaaatgttgtccTCTTCATCAATCACTGACGCCAGCTCTTTTTGTGTGAAAGATAGCCCTCAAAAGAAGGGAGTGATAATAAAATgcctcttctcctctgcagttCTTTGCTTGCCTTGTGATCATCTTTGGAGCAGAGATTGCCGCTGGTGTGTTTGGATTCATGAACAAAGAGCAGGTACAGCACTTAAGTGATAAGTGAAATGATTCAAACAGGTAACAGTAATATCTTCTAATCAATTATTTTTCGTTATCTTTCATCAATAACAGATTGTTGAGGAAGTCCAAAAGTTTTACAGCAGCTCCATTGCAGACTCATCCAATTCAAATGGCACTGCAATAGCATTGATTTACCACGAAACAGTGAGTAAAGCTTGACTGCTCTTCAGTTACCTCCttcatatttgttttggtttgtcatGTCACAGTTtaatactttttcatttttttaatttacagctCAACTGCTGTGGAGGCTCCACATCAGACACGCCTAACGCGCTTTGTGCAGAGGTTGCAGAAGACACAAAGGTGAGCCCGCATGCATGCTGTTACTCTTTATGTCCACACGGTGGCAGTCTACCAACACGACAACATCTGCAGTACCTCTaattaacaaaatgaatgttGTATTGATATTTTCAGGATTGTCTCACTGCAATAACGGACTTCTTCAATGAGAAACTTCATATTATTGGATACATTGGGATTGGCATCGCAGGAGTAATGGTGAGAAATTACAAAACtttcaaataataacaatgatgatactggattaaatgttttaatgtgacCCAAAATGTGTCTGATTTCAGATCATAGGAATGATCTTCAGTATGGTTCTGTGTTGTGCTATCAGGAACAACAGGGAGGTCATATAGATGGTGAGTTGACCACCACCAGCCAGTCCTCTACACGTTCACTGATCCCTTCATAATCAACTGCATAAGAAGGGAAACATCAAAGTTACTTTCCAATGTCATTTCTCACAGTCCAGAGTGATCTGGTGGGGAGGTTCACTGAATAGCACTGAGAGAGTCCAACACATCCCAGTTGTCCCAGCTGTCCACTGGCCAAATTCAACACGATAAGCTGGTCATCTTCACACCTTCTCCCGAACTCCACCAGCACTGAAAATTTATTTCTCTGTTCTTTCCATAACACATGCTCCGCTTTTGGCACAACTCTGTGACATTCTTTGGTTTTAAGACCTTTTCATTGCTGCCCCTCCCCCCATAGAGGCGAGAGTGCTCCACTGTAGTTACAACACAGCATATGAAGTTTTCTTTGACACAGGAATGTTGTGACTGAGGAGTATTGCTGTAAATATGGACATCTATTTTATGTATCTGCTGTTAACATTATTTACCTTGCCCTTTCTAGacatttttatgtgatttatAGGCCTTATGCCAATCATACAACGTGTGCTTAAATGTTTTGAGGACTAGTCTACCTTTGCAAAGTAAATGTCCATTATGTGCCTATATTTATTCACACAGACAAGCcttcagctgctgtgctgttcaTTATTCCTTGCAATTCGAAAATGTATATAATGAGTGTGCTTGCTCCCAGACACCACTCTCAAGTATTTCTACTATTAAAGCACAATAGAGGAAGTGTAGACAAGATATCAACCCAAAGGGTTAGGAAAGGTCTGATGACAAACTGCCACTCTGAGAAACTCCAAATTCATCTTAAAGGTCCTGAGTAACACTGCGTCTTAAGCTCTCCTGGAGCGTTTGTGAACTGTAACAGTGAGCTAggttttgcattttgagtgaATTCTTTTGGATGTAAATTTTGTTGGTGTGCCAATAAGATGTGAGTTATAGGATAATACCGTTTATGTCATACTGTTAaccataataaaaaaaaaactgggtgCTTTTAGTGAAGTGTTTGgctgctttctgtttcagtgtgtataAATCACAAGTTTGCCTCTCGTGTGATGTCAGAGGTAAAAGCAGAGCAGTGGTGTCATAGATGCAAATTTTGTGGGCGCTGGGGTTCCTGAACATGTCAGAGCTCCGTGTAGACTTCCTGACATGAAATGGCAGCctttcagcagagcagcacaatgCTACATCAGAGATAAGTAAAGTAGCTACATATGACCATACTAAGTCAGGATTCTTGAAACAATATTACACCGGCTTTACAAAATCGTCTCTACTGAACAGCTAGTGTTTTTGCTCTGACACAGTTAGAAACTCCATCAGCTGAGGAAGGTCACTGGATGTGGTTGGAATCTTTTAAACAAGTGGACCTTCGAAGCTGAAACATTACATTGAGTTCAGAACTGGTATAAGTGCATTTGTTATACTTCCTTAAGTTTCtttccaaataaaaaacaaagctcatGTGACCACCACCACTGATGCCTGAAATGTTTAGTTACACTGTGATCTAAGATCTGAGACAGGTTTAAGTGTTCTCCAGTTGTGGAAGTATTCAAAAGTATGCATTAACTGAGAATACTTTCAACTGAGTGCAGTGAGAGCAACAGAAAAAGTTTAATAGCTTGCCTGTATGGTCATTAAAACGGAGTTTGATTTACTGCTACTTCTCTACATTTCAAAAGGAAATACAGTACTTTTACTCAGCTACATTTATTCAATAACTCTACTGCAATATGCTAATAATTtatgatgtatgtatgtaaatgttaAGATTACTTTATTGGTGCAGAAGGGGTAATTCACAAGCCATGATTAAAATTAGCCCCACTTTTAGGAAGTGCAACAGAAGAGTGATGAACACATCAGTAACTATAAAGAACTAATACACACTACTTCACAAATCAGAGGGTGTCATATGGTAGTGTGAATGTATTAAATCAATCTATGAACACAGAATGAACATGTTGcaaattttaatgtaattacacATATATGCATGTACAAAAAgccataaacacaaaataagaaaCAGTTGTCTTTCACAGGCTCACAATAATGCTTTTTTTGACCAATAGCCTTGTTTTTTCTGAGTGAAATGTTAGTTTGCTCTGTTAAGGCATGAAACAAAAATTTGCAGGTAtgcatatttaaataaacaaacacatatataatattatatatatgaaATGTGCATGAATGCATCTCAAGTTTTTGCAGATACAATGACTGCAGTTCAGACTATTAAATAACTGGAGGCCTAATATCAAGTATACAACAGGGCACGGTTTAGGATTTGGCAAGTATATGGTCCCAAGTCAGCAGAAAGATTCATGATCgaatgtttaaaaaattaaagatcCCTTGAAATAAATTGGGGCCCCATGCAACCTTTGTCTGAAGCCTTTGTTCCAACTTGAAGGCTTTGTAACAAGGGACAgttgcagaaaaagagaaaaaaaaaaaaaataccaacagCATTCAAAGTTGCTGCATTTCAGAAATTTAACACAAAAACcaacatacaaatacaaatatgaaaGGGGATAGcatggaagaaaacacaaaaataggACTGTCTCTTTGATGGAGTGAGCTCCCCCTCCCTCACAGAGGGAAACAGGACTGTCTcagggacaaagaaaaaaataacactgcaaCTCTGTCCCCGAGTCCAGTAAGGCTAACAGCTTCAAGTGCAAACGTTGGCTGCAGACTAATGAGTAGGTCACAAAGTGTTCAAGTGCAACACAGCTGTCAGACCATAGAGAAGATGAAATCCTAGGTCTCTATACACCCTGAAGCCTTTCTGACTCAGTCAAACCAGACTTGTAAACTGATGGTATGTAGCTGCCATTCTTCTGCCACGAGGAAGGTCCTCTGCATAGCCAGTCAGCAAGCTGATGTGCTCATGCCGACAGGAGGGTTAGAGGCGAGTTGTCCAGGATGTATTCACCAATGCCAACAAAGTACATAACCTGAGCAATGCCGAACAGAGGAGCAATGACCAGGGCTCGACAGCCAGCACCTTTCAGGAAGGCAGAGGGTCCCTCCTTCCTCATTATTTTACTGAGGAGAAACAGAACAATGAGattatttatacacacaaaaaggGGGAAGAAATGCAGTTTTGTAACAGTGAATGGCTCAACTGTCTTACCTCACACAATCCAAAACACCATTGTAGGCCTCCTCATTGGATCCTTTGCTCAGCGACTGCAGCCTAGTTTTCaccactggggaaaaaaaggggggaaaatgTAACATCTCAAAATATTACAATACTGTTACTAATTGACAGGGCACATCATGGTTGCCTTGGCAACTAAAACTCACCATCACATGGGTtaacagccacagcagcagtagATCCTGCCGCACAGCCTGAGAGGAAAGCCCAATAGAAGGGTGATGACTCCTCGGGGCTGGGCTTGCCCAGGCGGTTCAGGTTGGCAAACAACGGGAAGTAGACAATAGAAAAGGGAACATCTCTGaaagaaatttgaaataaaccgataaataaatgtagattTAGACTGAAAATCTGATAAAGCAACTGATCTAAAAAGTTAACGTGGTTCCTTTTCAAAGGGAATACGAGTTTTACCTCATCAGTGTTGCCCCCAGACCTTTGTAGAGCCCCTGGATG encodes the following:
- the tspan2a gene encoding tetraspanin-2a codes for the protein MSKVQGGMKCVKYLLFVFNFIFWLSGLLVLAVGLWLRFDPETVRLLADDGAPDAFFIAVYILLGAGGLMMIVGFFGCFGAVRESQCLLASFFACLVIIFGAEIAAGVFGFMNKEQIVEEVQKFYSSSIADSSNSNGTAIALIYHETLNCCGGSTSDTPNALCAEVAEDTKDCLTAITDFFNEKLHIIGYIGIGIAGVMIIGMIFSMVLCCAIRNNREVI